One stretch of Castor canadensis chromosome 14, mCasCan1.hap1v2, whole genome shotgun sequence DNA includes these proteins:
- the Tyk2 gene encoding non-receptor tyrosine-protein kinase TYK2: MPLCQWKAMAKARKPSGVDAQPMASVGGLKVLLHWAGPDGGEPWVTFNEPSLTAEEICIRIAHKVGITPPCFNLFALFDAHTQVWLPPNHILDVSRDTGLMLYFRMRFYFRNWHGMSLQEPAVYRCGFPGTEPSSDRAEQGVQLLDSAAFEYLFEQGKHEFVNDVVSLWDLSSEEEIHHFKNESLGMAFLHLCHLALCRGVPLEEVAREISFKNCIPRSFRQQIRQHNALTRLRLRTVFRKFLRAFQPGQLSQQVVMVKYLATLERLAPRFGTERVPVCHLELLAQAEAEPCYIQDRGQGPVDPSPESATGPPTHEVLVTGVGGIQWRPVQAEDSKGGSSSSRNPMPTLSRKKPKAHEEGKQLVDRPREPPWTYFCDFQDISHVVLKECHVSIHLQDNQCLELSLPSRAMALSFVALLDGYFRLTADSSHYLCHEVAPPRLVMSIQDGVHGPLLDPFVQAKLRTEDGLYLIHWSTSHPHRLILSVAQRNLAPSTQSLRLRKFPITQQAGAFVLEGWGRSFASVQELRVALQGCSLRAGDDCFSLRRCCLPRPGEISNLIIVRGSRTSTKPLNLSQLSFHRVHQDEITQLSHLGQGTRTNVYEGLLRVGGPEEGQADSGDAPEPAGGRVQELRVVLKVLDPSHHDIALAFYETASLMSQVSHAHLAFVHGVCVRGSENIMVTEYVEHGPLDVWLRRERGHVLMTWKVAVAQQLASALSYLEDKNLVHGNVCGRNILLARPGLAEGTSPFIKLSDPGVGLGALSREERVEHIPWTAPECLPGGNNSLSTAADKWGFGATLLEICFDGEAPLQGRGPSEKERFYQKQHQLPEPSCPELATLTSQCLTYEPAQRPSFRTILRDLTRLQPHNLVDVSAVNPDSPASDPTVFHKRYLKKIRDLGEGHFGKVSLYCYDPTNDGTGEMVAVKALKAGCGPQLRSGWRREIDILRTLYHEHIVKYKGCCEDQGEKSVQLVMEYVPLGSLRDYLPRHSVGLVQLLLFAQQICEGMAYLHAQRYIHRDLAARNVLLDNDRLVKIGDFGLAKAVPEGHEYYRVREDGDSPVFWYAPECLKECKFYYASDVWSFGVTLYELLTHCDSSQSPPSKFIELIGLTQGQMTVLRLTELLERGERLPRPDRCPSEVYLLMKNCWEAEASFRPTFQNLIPILKMVHDKYQGQAPSVFSVC; the protein is encoded by the exons ATGCCTCTGTGTCAGTGGAAAGCCATGGCCAAGGCCCGCAAGCCCAGTGGGGTGGATGCTCAGCCCATGGCCTCCGTGGGAGGCCTGAAGGTGCTTCTGCATTGGGCTGGCCCTGATGGCGGGGAGCCCTGGGTCACCTTCAACGAGCCCTCACTGACTGCCGAGGAGATCTGCATCCGAATCGCACACAAAGTCG GGATCACGCCACCCTGCTTCAATCTCTTCGCCCTCTTTGATGCCCACACCCAAGTATGGCTGCCCCCAAACCACATCCTAGATGTGTCCAGAGACACAGGCCTGATGCTGTATTTCCGCATGAG GTTCTATTTCCGGAACTGGCACGGCATGAGTCTCCAGGAGCCAGCTGTGTACCGCTGTGGGTTTCCGGGGACCGAACCATCCTCAGATCGGGCAGAGCAGGGGGTACAGCTCTTGGACTCAGCTGCGTTTGAGTATCTCTTTGAGCAG GGCAAGCATGAGTTTGTGAATGATGTGGTGTCCCTGTGGGACCTGTCCAGCGAGGAAGAGATCCACCATTTTAAGAACGAGAGCCTGGGCatggcctttctccacctgtgccACCTCGCTCTGTGCCGCGGTGTCCCCCTGGAGGAGGTGGCCAGGGAGATCAG CTTCAAGAACTGCATCCCGCGCTCCTTCCGCCAGCAGATCCGCCAGCACAACGCGCTGACCCGGCTGCGCCTGCGCACTGTCTTCCGCAAGTTCCTGCGGGCTTTCCAGCCGGGCCAGCTGTCTCAGCAGGTGGTCATGGTCAAGTACCTGGCCACCCTTGAGCGCCTGGCGCCCCGCTTCGGCACTGAACGCGTACCCGTGTGTCACCTGGAGCTACTGGCCCAGGCTGAGGCAGAGCCCTGCTATATCCAAGACAGAGGGCAGGGCCCTGTGGACCCCAGCCCCGAATCGGCCACCGGGCCCCCCACCCACGAGGTGCTGGTGACTGGTGTCGGTGGCATCCAGTGGCGGCCAGTACAGGCTGAG GATTCCAagggtggcagcagcagcagcaggaaccCCATGCCCACTCTGTCCAGGAAGAAACCCAAGGCCCATGAGGAGGGTAAGCAGCTGGTGGACAGGCCTCGGGAACCACCGTGGACCTACTTCTGTGACTTCCAGGACATCTCTCACGTGGTGCTGAAAGAGTGCCATGTCAGTATCCACCTACAGGACAACCAGTGCCTG GAGCTGAGCCTGCCTTCCCGTGCTATGGCCCTGTCCTTTGTGGCACTGCTGGATGGCTACTTCCGCTTGACCGCTGACTCTAGCCACTACCTGTGCCACGAGGTGGCACCGCCACGGCTGGTGATGAGTATCCAGGATGGTGTCCATGGACCTCTGCT GGATCCGTTTGTGCAGGCCAAGCTCCGAACTGAGGATGGCCTCTACCTCATCCACTGGAGCACCAGTCACCCCCACCGCCTCATCCTCTCAGTGGCCCAGCGGAACCTG GCACCCAGCACGCAGAGCTTGCGCCTCAGGAAGTTCCCCATCACGCAGCAGGCCGGGGCCTTCGTGCTGGAGGGCTGGGGCCGCTCCTTTGCCAGCGTGCAGGAGCTGCGGGTTGCCTTGCAAGGCTGCTCTCTGCGGGCTGGGGACGACTGCTTCTCCCTGCGCCGCTGCTGCCTGCCCCGGCCGGGAG AAATCTCCAACCTTATCATCGTGCGGGGGTCTCGGACCAGCACCAAGCCACTGAATCTCAGCCAGCTCAGCTTCCACAGGGTGCACCAGGATGAAATCACCCAG CTATCGCATTTGGGCCAGGGTACAAGGACCAATGTGTATGAGGGTCTCCTGCGAGTGGGGGGCCCTGAGGAAGGACAAGCAGACAGCGGGGACGCCCCAGAACCTGCTGGGGGCCGTGTGCAGGAGCTACGTGTTGTGCTTAAAGTACTGGATCCCAGTCACCACGACATCGCCCTG GCCTTCTACGAAACAGCCAGCCTCATGAGCCAGGTCTCCCACGCGCACCTGGCCTTCGTGCATGGCGTCTGTGTGCGCGGCTCTGAGA ATATCATGGTGACAGAGTATGTGGAGCACGGGCCCCTGGATGTGTGGCTGCGGCGAGAGAGAGGCCATGTGCTCATGACGTGGAAGGTGGCAGTGGCCCAACAGCTGGCCAGTGCCCTCAGCTACCTG GAGGATAAGAACCTGGTTCATGGTAATGTGTGTGGCCGTAACATCCTGCTGGCTCGCCCGGGGCTGGCGGAGGGCACCAGCCCATTTATCAAGCTGAGTGACCCTGGCGTGGGTCTGGGCGCCCTCTCCAGGGAAG AGCGGGTGGAACACATCCCCTGGACGGCTCCTGAGTGCCTGCCTGGTGGGAACAACAGCCTGAGCACCGCTGCTGATAAGTGGGGCTTTGGCGCCACCCTCCTTGAAATCTGCTTTGATGGGGAGGCCCCTCTGCAGGGCCGTGGCCCCTCTGAG AAAGAGCGTTTCTACCAGAAGCAGCACCAGCTGCCTGAGCCCTCCTGCCCTGAGCTGGCCACACTCACCAGCCAGTGCCTGACCTATGAGCCCGCCCAGCGGCCATCCTTCCGCACCATCCTGCGCGACCTCACTCGGCTGCAGCCCCACA ATCTCGTGGATGTCTCTGCTGTGAACCCGGACTCACCTGCCTCAGACCCCACGGTTTTCCACAAGCGTTATTTGAAAAAGATCCGGGATCTGGGCGAG GGTCACTTTGGCAAGGTCAGCCTGTACTGCTACGACCCGACCAACGATGGCACCGGCGAGATGGTGGCGGTGAAAGCCCTGAAGGCGGGTTGCGGCCCCCAGCTCCGCTCGGGCTGGAGGCGGGAGATCGATATCCTGCGCACGCTGTACCACGAGCATATAGTCAAGTACAAGGGCTGCTGCGAGGACCAAG GCGAGAAGTCGGTACAGCTCGTCATGGAGTACGTGCCTCTGGGTAGCCTCAGAGACTACTTGCCGAGGCACAGCGTCGGGCTGGTCCAGCTGCTGCTGTTCGCCCAGCAGATCTGCGAG GGCATGGCCTACCTGCACGCACAGCGCTACATCCACCGAGATCTAGCTGCACGCAACGTGCTACTGGACAACGACAGGCTGGTCAAGATCGGGGACTTTGGACTAGCCAAGGCCGTGCCTGAAGGCCACGAGTACTACCGTGTGCGCGAGGACGGAGACAGCCCTGTGTTCTG GTATGCCCCAGAGTGCCTGAAAGAGTGTAAGTTCTACTATGCATCTGATGTCTGGTCTTTTGGGGTAACCCTCTATGAGCTCCTGACACACTGTGACTCCAGCCAGAGTCCCCCTTCG AAATTCATCGAGCTCATAGGCCTCACCCAGGGCCAGATGACGGTGCTGAGGCTCACTGAGTTGCTGGAACGAGGAGAGAGGCTCCCCCGGCCGGACAGGTGTCCCAGTGAG GTTTATCTTCTCATGAAGAACTGTTGGGAGGCAGAGGCCTCCTTCCGCCCTACCTTCCAGAACCTCATACCCATCCTCAAGATGGTTCACGACAAGTACCAAGGCCAGGCCCCCTCAGTGTTCAGCGTGTGCTGA
- the Icam3 gene encoding intercellular adhesion molecule 3: MTPSRLPPGACRTLFISQLLICCLLSLGGQGQRFRLRLEPQDPVLPVGGSFLVNCTTDCPQPQLINLETSLSKEARDHGVGWAAFLLSNVTDDSQIHCSGYCNGSQIATSSGITVFRFPEVQLAPLPPWHPVGDNLTLRCLVTGGAPRARLSAVLLRGEEELSPRRPVVGEPAEVTATVLAGRGDHGANFSCRTELDLRPQGLGLFQNTSAPRQLRTFDLPATLPRVEAPLNLEVGTSRPVHCILDGLFPASEAQVQMALGDQMLDLIVTSHGDKLRAKAIATARTDQEGVREIVCNVTLGDESRQARENLTVFSFLGPFLNLSDTNVTEWSTVNVTCTAGARVQVMLDGARTPPPGKPAQLQLLVNESDDGRDFFCNATLDVNGVVLHKNTTVQLRVLYGPRIDRAKCPQRLTWKDRTTHVLRCQARGNPAPVLRCSHERSGLVVPIGIPLCVNLTYNGTYHCKAASPRGTHTLLVVIDVQSRSSLSVSIVMVVLAVVGLVAVVVALVYIFRMQTQSGSYYVKQQGPSVPLTSMQSEETVGEEAS, translated from the exons ATGACACCCTCCAGGCTGCCACCTGGGGCCTGTAGGACCCTGTTCATCTCCCAGCTGCTGATCTGTTGTCTTCTGTCCTTAG GAGGCCAGGGCCAGCGGTTCCGGCTGCGGTTGGAGCCCCAGGACCCAGTGCTTCCTGTTGGAGGATCATTCTTGGTGAACTGCACCACGGACTGTCCCCAGCCTCAGCTCATCAACCTGGAGACATCCCTGTCAAAGGAGGCCCGGGACCACGGCGTGGGCTGGGCAGCCTTTCTGCTCAGCAATGTGACTGATGACAGCCAGATCCACTGCTCCGGGTACTGCAATGGCTCCCAGATAGCAACATCCTCTGGCATCACCGTGTTCA GGTTCCCTGAGGTCCAGCTGGCCCCCCTGCCCCCTTGGCATCCCGTGGGTGACAACCTCACCCTGCGCTGTCTGGTGACAGGCGGGGCACCTCGGGCCCGGCTCTCTGCGGTGCTGCTCCGCGGGGAGGAGGAGCTGAGCCCGCGGCGGCCCGTGGTGGGGGAGCCGGCCGAGGTCACAGCCACGGTGCTGGCGGGCAGAGGTGACCATGGCGCCAATTTCTCCTGCCGCACGGAACTGGACCTGCGGCCGCAAGGGCTGGGATTGTTCCAGAACACGTCGGCCCCCAGGCAGCTTCGAACCTTCG ACCTGCCCGCGACACTCCCGCGAGTCGAGGCCCCcctgaacttggaggtggggacaTCCAGGCCGGTGCACTGCATTCTGGATGGGCTGTTCCCGGCCTCTGAGGCTCAGGTCCAAATGGCGCTGGGGGACCAGATGCTGGATCTCATAGTCACGAGCCACGGGGACAAACTGAGAGCCAAAGCCATAGCCACAGCCCGCACCGATCAGGAGGGTGTCAGGGAGATTGTCTGCAACGTGACCCTGGGGGACGAAAGTCGCCAGGCCCGGGAGAACCTGACAGTCTTTA GCTTCCTAGGGCCCTTTCTGAACCTGAGTGACACCAACGTCACCGAGTGGTCCACGGTGAATGTGACTTGCACGGCCGGGGCCCGAGTCCAGGTCATGCTGGATGGGGCTCGGACTCCACCTCCAGGGAAGCCCGCTCAGCTTCAGCTCCTTGTCAACGAGAGCGATGATGGGCGCGACTTCTTCTGCAACGCCACTCTCGATGTGAACGGCGTTGTTTTGCACAAGAACACGACGGTCCAGCTGCGTGTCCTGT ATGGTCCCAGGATTGACCGAGCCAAATGTCCCCAGCGCTTGACGTGGAAAGACAGGACTACTCATGTCTTGCGGTGCCAGGCTCGGGGCAACCCGGCCCCAGTGCTACGGTGTTCGCATGAGCGCTCCGGGCTTGTGGTGCCCATCGGGATCCCATTATGCGTCAACTTAACCTACAATGGCACTTACCACTGCAAGGCGGCAAGCCCAAGGGGCACGCACACCTTGCTGGTGGTGATTGACGTTcaaa GTCGGAGCTCTCTCTCAGTCAGTATCGTCATGGTGGTGTTAGCGGTCGTAGGGTTGGTGGCTGTCGTGGTGGCCTTAGTTTACATCTTCCGGATGCAGACACAGAGCGGCAGCTACTACGT